The nucleotide sequence TATTTCCGAAGGTAGTGATATATTGTGAATGCTCAAGATAAATGGAATCAAAAATACAAGGATAGGCTGATAAACCGGAATCCGCCAGAACCAAATAGAAGGTTGCTAGATATGGCTGCTTATTTAAACGGAAGGAAAGCGATCGACTTTGCTTCGGGCCTGGGAGGCAATAGCATTTATCTGGCAGAGCTAGGCTATGACATAACTGCTATTGATATTTCTGACGTTGCTATTAATTATGTGCGAAATCAGGCAGCCAACCGAAAGTTGCGTATTACGGCAAAAGTAGCCGATCTCACGAAAGAAAGATCTGATTTAACCAGCCGTAAATACGATTTAGCGGTAATGACATATTATTTAGACCGGTCTTTATTTCCTCTTATAAAACAGGCCATCAATACTGATGGATATTTATTTTTCGAGACCTTCTATAAAAATGGATCAGCTGGAAACCAGCATGTTTCGAATCAATATAAGTTGGAATCGAATGAGTTGCTCAAAGAATTCAGAGAGTGGAAGATTCTCTATTTTGAGGAAAATGAGCAGGAAGGACGACAGACGATTTTTTGCCAGAATACGCACGAATTTTGATTATAAAGAAAAGCACGAATGAACATTATTAAAGGAAACATATACTGATAAAGGGCCATATTCGCAAATACAAACAACTTTTATCTGAACTTTAGTTCAGGCAAACTCGAAAAAAAGAAGCCATCAGCGAAAATCATACGAAAACACCTTTAAAGGAAAATAAGGAGGGGAGCCATGTACAATATCCTGCTGTTTACGGATTCAGGGGTAGATGATTCATTGGCGCTGATGTATGCCTTGCTGCATCCGGAACTTAATGTTGTGGGGGTAGTTACTGGATATGGAAATATCACTAAAGAACAGGCAATAAATAACACAGCTTATTTATTGCAGCTGGGAGGAAGAGAGGATATACCGATCATCGCAGGGGCATCTGGACCTTTATCTGGTGAACTTGCTACCTTTTATCCGGAAATACACGGACCAGAAGGACTTGGTCCGATCAGGCCCCCAGAGGATTTGGGAGAAGTAAAAGTTTATGATATTGATAAAATCCTTGAAATTGTTAATCAGTACCCTGATAACCTGGTAATCGTCGGTGTCGGAAGGCAAACGGAACTGGCAATCCCATTTATCCTTTATGGCCAGGAAGCGTTCAAAACAGTCAATGCTGTCTATATCATGGGAGGAGCTTTCCTCGTACCAGGCAATGTCACAGCGGAAGCCGAAGCAAATTTTTATGCCGATCCGATTGCGGCTAACCAGGTTTTAGAGAAGGCCCGGAACGTATTTCTACATCCTCTGAATATCACAAATAAAGCCATCATTCCACCAGAGGTAATAGACTACCTTGCCGAAAACAGCCATTCTCCTTTTAAAAATCTGATTAAACCGGTATATGATTATTACTTTGAAGCGTATAAAAAGAATGTCCCTGGCATACAGGGGGCGCCACTCCATGATGTGATTACCTTGAGTGCACTTGTGAACAAGAATCTCGTGAAATATCTGCCAAGACGAGTAACAGTAGAATTGTTTGGGCGCGCCCGAGGTAAAAGTATGGCTGACTTCAGGCCCAAGCCTGAGAAAGAACCAGAAGAGAATTTGGACTGGATAGGCATGGAAGCAGACGTTCCAGCTTTTATTGAAGATTTCACCCTTGTTTTCATGGGAGACACTCAAGCTAAAAGTTAACTGAAAAAGGAACTCCCGTAAAATTGGGAGTTCCTTTTTCAGTTATACACTTTGATTTACTTCCTTATACTTTTTCCTATTAGCATTTGAATATAGCATCACCAAAAAGCTTGAGGTAATCAAGGTTCCATGGAAAATCCAGACCATTTTAGTCAATGACAAAGCTTCTAACAGGATAGGGGCAACGACAAAACCAAGTGCAAATCCTAATGATTTTAACAGCATGCCAACTCCAAATATTCTTCCTCTAATGTAATTATCCGTTTTCTGGAGGATTGTTGCGTGCAAGGTGGTGAAGCAGGCATCAAAAATCCCAGTAAAGAACGCAAACATCAGGACAATCCAAACATTCATATTTGACAGAAAGATTATGAAGCCAGTCGACATCAAAATCGCTGCGAGAAAATATGTACGATACAACTGGTTACCCTGCAGGAATTTCATTCTCGGCAGAAGAAGGGTGGCTAACACAGAGCCCATTCCCCAGACACCCCAAATGAGTCCGTAAATCAAGCTTTGTTTGCTGGAATCTATTGAGTCTGCCAACAAAGGAATTCCAAGATTATGAGAGGCACCGGCAAATGAACCCACGAGGAAAACGATATTGACGTATAATAACATCGGTACTGAAAGGATGAAAGAATATACTTCTTTTAAATCTTTACCAATCTGGGAAACTTTCTGTTTAACTCCATTAGTTATCATTCCTGAATTAGCTGGCTTAGTTGTTTGCCACTTAATTTTGTTTAATGCTGCTGCAGAAAGTAGATAAGTGGCAGCGTCGATGATCAAGGTAACCTGATAACCAAGAAAATCTGTAATCACTCCAGCACCAATGAACCCTAAAACTAAGCTGATTGATGTTAGTCTTGAAATAAGAGCATTTGTCTCCAATACCTTATCCTGGCCGAAAATTTGCGGTATTTCAGCACTGTAGCTAACAGCAAAAAAGCTGCTCGTCAAACCAATCAAGAAGCAAACAATCAGAATCATGACCGGATTAGGGAAGGGAATCAAGCTCAGGATGATGATTGCCCGAAAAACATCGGTCCATATCATGATTTTCCTGCGGTCAAAACGGTCAGCAAGAACACCTGAAAATAAGCTCGATAAAACTCCGCCTAATGTCCTGAACGCCATGGTAGCAGCAAGCCAGGCAGGACTTCCTGTTGCAATATACATTAAAACATTGATTGCGATTAAATCCATAAAGGTTCCAAGATCAGAAAATGCTTTTACATAAAGAAAAACTTTGCGATTCATAAGATCTCCCTTAATCATGAGGTTTAGTTATTCTGTTTTATTTTAAAGATTTTGAATTTGCTTCGCAATACGAAATTTCAGTTTTTTTGTTATAATTGAATAAATTCCTTATCTGGATTGAAGAAACCCCCTGAAGAACAGGGAGCTCTATTATTTTCAATTTACCACCACGGCCTCCCATACCAGGGGCGCCGACCAAATCCATACCACGGACGACGGCCAAATCCATACCAGGGTCTGCGGCCGTACCAGTATCCAGGTCGTCCATAACCATACCATGGACCTCCGAATCCATACCCGCCATAAAAAGCAGGGACTGCAGCGGTAAGGAACAATAGCGGAATAATCCTTTCATCATTCTGCTGATCTTGTCTGTGAAAATACGTTTGGGGATAATTCATTGAGCAACCTCCTGTAATTTATTCATTATAGGATATGTGACTCAAAACCTGATGGTATAAGAAAAGAAAAAATAGACAGTTGCCCATGCTTCTTAGTAAATCTAACGCTAAATAGTAAAAGGAGGGACCTTAATAATGATTCAATTAATTAATCAAACGGTAATGCATAGTTATCCAGGAATGGTCGCACTGGTTACCGTTACACATAAGGGCGAAAATAATATCATGGCTGCTGGATGGCACTCATACATATCCTATGATCCGCCCATTTATGGAGTAGCCATCGGCCGTGAGCGTCATACTTATACTCTGGTTAAATCTGCAGGCAAATTCGCCATAAACTTTGTGCCATCTGAATATTCTAATCTTATTCAACAGGCAGGTGTGTATTCGGGTTCAAAGGTCAATAAATTTGACTTGGCGAACATCAGTTTTGACCATGGATCAGCAACAAACTCACCGATACTCCGTGATGCTTATATAGCATATGAATGTGAAGTTATCGACCGCAATGGTTATGGCGACCATGATTGGTTCGTTGCAAATATCGTACAGTTTTACAGGGATCAAGATAAATTCCTTGATAATGGATTGCCAGATTTCGAGAAGCTTGCGATTCCTCTATATATAGGGAGGTCCACTTATACAGTGGTTGATAATGAGAATCAATTTGTTACCCATACTGTAAAAGAAAATTAATTTTAAATGAGGACATTGGGGATTCAAAAAAAGAAAAGCTGCATTGGATAACAGCTTTTCTCTTATACTAGTTTAAATTTAGGGCGTAAATAAATAATTATCCTGCGAACACCCTGCAAGCCTGGGCACAATGAAAACAAACTTGCGCACATTGCTGTGACATCATGTCAGGGAATTTCGCGCATTCATTTCCGCAGTTTTCGCATATAGCAGCACAAACATGGGCTAACATCCTTGCATGGCAGCTGTTTCGTGCAAGGTATTTGGCCATAAGTGTACAAATATCCGCACAATCCCTCAATAACTGGATTTGCATATCTCTTCGATTATCATGGTGTGCACAAATCAAATGGGTTACCATATGTTCACAGGTTGCTTCACAATGCTGTACCATTGCCAGCAAGGTATCGTGGCCTCCCATAACGCCTGCAACAGCTGCTTTTTGATTATCCATATGACTTCCCGTGTGAATAGGGTTCATATCCATACCTCCTTTTTCTATACGGTTCATGATATGGAAGAACTATCAAAACTGTGCTTTTTCACTTACTGCAATTTAAGGCGGCGGGAAGCAGGGGACACTTAAAAATAATCGTTTATTTCTAAATTAGTGCTTAACTTCTAGCTACTGAACAAAACCAAGTAATCAGGTATACCTTTAACGCTTCTTTTTGAAAAGGGGAATGAGGTGGTAATTATAAAAAGACATTTTTTTCTTTCAGTCATGGCATTTTCATTGAGTTATATATTTCTTTATACCCGATCAGACTGGAATTCCATGCATTCCTGGAACAGAGCATTTGCGGATGTCGCCCTATTTTTTCTAATAATTACAATGATATTAGGCCCGTTAGGCAAAATTCATCCTGTTTTTCAGCGCTTTTTATCCTGGAGAAGAGAATTGGGGATATGGTGCACAATAATGGTATTATTGCATCTTTATATACTTTTCAAGGGTTGGTTTTACTGGGAACCAATTAGATTAATCATTGGAGTTAACCAGGTGACAGGCCAGCTTGATTTTGACCCAGGCTTTACACTAGCAAATCTAATTGGTTTTGTTAGCTTGATCTATCTGCTATTGCTTAGTCTGATATCAAATAATCGCTCTGTTAAGATATTAGGGGATAAGGGGTGGGAGCATCTTCAAAGACAAAGTGGCACTCTGTTCATGTTGGTTATATTGCATACCACTTTCTTTCTTTTCTTTTTCCGATTCGCGCAGTATAACTGGCTGCAAAAGCCATTTCTTGTTATTATCGCTGCTATATTTATATTGAAATGGGCTGCATTTATAATAACTGTAAAAAGGAATCGACCTAAAAAGCCAGAGAAATAAAATTAAAATAGTCATGCATAGTTAACTTAAATGAACAGTTTTTAATTTAAAGAGTTCAAATGCCAATGGCCGGAATCAAACTAATCAAGTATGAAAAGCAAACATCGTTAAGCTATCAACAAAAATGAGTGTAGGTGGCTTAACGAATGCAAACAACTCATAAAGTGACCGTTGTTTGCATTCGTTAATAAGGCAGGAGAGGTTAGCTGGGGCGTTTCTATAAAAATCTTTTTTCTAGTTTACATAACATAAATTCTAGGAAGTCAAATGAATAAACTCAGATGTTGTCTCAATCACAAAGTATACTTAAATCAGTGAGACAGAATCAAATTTTCATAAGTATTTATACATCATATTTTTTTCTTTGAACAAATTAAGTTTTGATCACTAAATTCAGTTTGGTTTTACTTCGTTCACTTTTAATTATTTAACTAAATTAATTGTATACTTCATTTTATTCCAACTGATCCCCTGGATCTTAGAAAAAAATTTAACTTTAAAGTAAAATTGGTCAATTCTTATTATCATCAGTAATCATTAATATTTTTGAACTAAAATAAATTCAATTCTCCTATATACTCTATTAATTCTCTATCTAACAGTTTACATAATATTATTATGTATCTACCTCTGCAATACGTACAGTTTATAAAACAAAGCACAGGTGTCATGCCTGTGCTTCTGGTGTTCTTTCACTATTCACTTTGTTAAGATACGTTCTTGGTGTACCGTAGTAACCTACTTTATTAAATTCTGGATAGATCGATGAAAACTGTACGTAAATTGGCGCATCGAGCAGCCATGGATAATATGTGAAGAAGCTTCTATCTCCATAAATCATCGCAGTCAATGCTAAATCTAATTCTTTCTTAAAAATCATATATCGGATTCTGGACATGTTCAGATCGTACTCTCCGTTGCTGATATACACCTTTCCATACAGCAAGTATTCACCGTTAATTGTGACCCAGTCTGCCAATACTTCATCCCGCATATCGTAATTGATTGCCTGATAGTCATAGACATTTCCGATTCCCAGAAACAGTTCTCCAGTGATGTCGGAATGTGTTAAAGTATACTTCCTGCTGTCTATAGGCACAAAAGCAGTTGCTGGAGGAATAAAGTTAACAGTCAATCGTTCTGGCTTGAATTTGCTCACGTCAGAAGGCTCCTTTCCGAAAAAGAATCCTTTTTCGATAGCTTATGCCAGACGCCAGAAGTTCGTGACAATCGCCTATATTACTGAGAATTCAGGCTTTTAACCTTAGCGTTTTGTAATTGCCATTTTCCATTTTCATATAACCAGGTCGATTCAATATTGGCGATTCCATCCGCATTATAAGCGCCATTTATTCGTTGGCTCCCTTTTAATCCGTAAAGATCATTTTTGACTTTCATCGGCTTTAATCTTCCAAAAGGAAGAACCATTAATTCTGTTGGTTCATTCAATTTTCCATCCTGATAAAGACCCAAGCGGTCGTATTCCTCTTTTCTGTCGCTTAGATCAAAACTGTATGATTGTCCTGTTTCCTCAATATTAATGGAGGCCTTGTAACCATCTTGAAATTGGCTGCTTACTGACAGAGGTTCTGGTACACTCAGATTGGCAACTTTGAAATTCTTTAAACTATATAAATAAAAATTCGAGAGACCCCCACTTCCTCCCGTAGGGACACTAATAAAGATGTCCTTCACGGAATCGTGGTTCAAATCTTTATAATTAGTAGTGGGATCGTATCCACCTTCAAGATCGATTTTATATATTTCCCCATTTGATGCTTTTATTTTCAAGAAAATCTTTTTAAGAAACTGTGCACCTTCTTCATAAGGCACACCTTTGACATAAATCAAATCCTTTTTTCCGTCTCCGGTAATATCAACTTTATCTTCTGAAATCGTCACCGTCTTCTCAATGGACTCCCCTGCATATACGCCGGTAAAGGCGGTAAACGACATAAAAAAGAACGCGCTGAACGTAATTAATAACTCCTTTTTCATTATGCATCACCTCGTTATAGTTAACATCTCCAGTTATGGTAAAAAGATGCACAAAAAACCCCTCTGATTGAGTCAAAGGGGTTGATTATTATCATTTGTTCTTGGATTCTGCGGGCTTTCGGTATTCCCAGGACTCTATTCCTGTCAAGCCTTCAATTGAGTCAGCATAAAAAACTGGGTCTTTTCCTTGTTTTCGCTGTTCTCTATAATCCTTTAACGCAGCCATTGCTATTTTTGCAAGCAAGGTAATAGCTACAAGGTTGATTAATGCCATTATTCCCATGAAAAGGTCCGCCAGATTCCAAACAATGGCTAATTCGGCAACTGAACCGAACAATACCATTCCCATAACAGCAAGACGATAAATAAATAAAGCTGTAGGGCTTTCCTTGATGAAACCAATATTCGTTTCTCCATAATAGTAATTTCCGATAATCGAAGTGAAGGCAAAAAGGAAAATAGCTCCGCCGACGAACGCTGGTGCCCATGAGCCGACATGCGCTGTCAGTGCTGCCTGCGTTAACTGTATACCATCTAAATCAGGATTCGTATATTCGCCTGACATAATGATGATGAAGGCTGTTGCCGTACAAATCAATAATGTATCCGTAAATACACCCAATGTTTGGATTAGGCCTTGCTTTACTGGATGGGTGACTGCAGCAGTAGCCGCTGCATTTGGAGCACTACCCATACCAGCCTCGTTAGAAAATAGACCTCTCTTGATACCCATCATGACCGCTGCTCCCATTCCCCCGCCAACTACTTCCTGTAAGCCAAAAGCGTTCTTGACGATCAGTGAGAGCATAGCGGGAATTTCACTGAAATTCATGATCACAATGAACAATGCAAGGATTAAATATAATACCGCCATGATTGGCACGATTATTTGTGATACAAAAGCAATCCTTTTGATACCTCCAAAAATGACTGCGGCAGTCAAAACAGTTAAAATGATTCCCATCCAAAAGCGATCGATTCCAAATGCCTGGTCAAAGGCAAGGGAAATGGTGTTGGATTGAACAGAACTGAAAACGAGACCGAACGTAAAAACAATAATGACAGCAAATAAAATTCCCAGCCACCTTTTATTTAATCCGCGTTCCATATAGTAAGCTGGGCCGCCACGGAATTCGTCCTTGTCCTTTACCTTATAAATTTGAGCAAGAGTACTTTCGATGAAGCTTGATGCTGCTCCTATTAGGGCAATAATCCACATCCAGAAAACAGCTCCTGGCCCGCCAGCAGAAACTGCTGTTGCGACTCCGGCCAGATTACCTGTACCAACCCTTGAAGCCAAGCTGACCGTAAATGCTTGAAATGAAGACCTGCCCCTTTTCCCTTCAGAAGATACGGTGGCTGGATCCTTAAGTACCCTGATCATTTCAGGAAAGTATTTGAATTGAACTAACCTGGTCCTGAACGTAAAATATGTACCCAATACAACTAGGACAGCAATTAAGACATAGCTCCACATATAGTTGTTTAATTCGGATATGATGTTGTTGAGAATCTCCATAAAAAACTCCTTTATTCGTTTTAGACAAAACTATTTAAATATAGTTTTTAATGTACCAAAATAGTAATCGCTTTACAATGGTACTTCACTCCCATTATCAGCTTTGCCCCAGACAGAGAGGAAGTTACCAATGTAATACCCTCATTATGGTGCAAAAAACAAAAAACACAGCAATTTTACTGTGTTTTTTGTTGAAAATTTTGTTATTGCGAGTCTTTATCTTGTTCATTCTGGCTTTTCCAAATGCCTGTAAGCTTCCCAGTTTCACTTTCATCTACCAGGAATGATCCATTTGTATAACGATCGCTAAACCTTAATTCAGAAGCTTTTGCAGATACAATATGCTGTTTTTCTGACTGGAAGAATACTTCATCCTCGTCATTGACAGCCTCCACACCAACAATCCGGTGAGGATTTGCTTTCAATTCACGCAGCATCACAACACCGCGTTTCGCTCGAGAAGTTTTCTCGAACTCAGACAGCTTCATTTTCTTAACGGCACCACGCTGTGTCGCGATGACAATGGAGTGGTTTTTAGTGTTGTCTATTATTTTCCCGCCGACAACATAATCTCCATCCTTCAGGTTCATCCCCTTAACGCCAGCTGCCCTGATCCCAATCGGGCTGATTTCTTCTTCGCTGAACCATAGACCATAGCCGAGATGTGATGCAAGGAATAAATCCTTCTCCCCATTGGTTACATGTACATCGATAACTCTGTCCTCACCTTTGACATTGATTGCGGTTAGTGGCTTGGAGTACCGCTGTGCTTTATAAAGATTTAATTCAGATTTTTTTACCATGCCATTCTTTGTCACAAATAAGAAGAATAAATTCTGTCCGAAATCTGTGACTGGAACAGCTTTTATGATTTCTTCATCCCGGTCTAACGGCACAAGATTTGCTACATGCTGGCCAAGGTCTTTCCAGCGGATATCCGGAAGTTCATGGACAGGCAAGTATAGGTAGCTGCCTTTATTCGTGAACAACAGCAAGACATCCGTTGTATTCATATTTAACTGCGAAAACAGTCTATCCGTATCCTTCATCGCAAAATCCTGCCCGTTGGATGCGGCATAAGATCTTTGGCTTGTCCGTTTTACGTAACCATCTTTTGTCACTGTTACAATGACATCTTCGCTTGCGATCAAAACTTCAAGGTTAATCTTGATTTCCTCAATCTCTTCCTCGATTTTTGTTCTACGCTCATCTGAGAAACGCTTTTTGACATCCTTCAGTTCCTTTTTGATTACCGATAATAGCTTTTTCTCACTGCCTAGGATTGCGGTAAGTTCCTCTACCTTCTTGGCAAGCTCCTCTGCCTCACCTTGAAGGGCAGTAATATCGGTATTCGTCAGACGGTAAAGCTGCAAGGATACAATGGCTTCAGCCTGGACTTCGGTAAAGTCGAATTTCTTGATCAAGTTATCCTTGGCGTCACGCTTATCCTTGGATGCACGGATTGCTGCGATTACCTGGTCAAGTATCGATAAAGCTTTAATGAGTCCTTCAACGATATGTTGGCGGTCACGAGCTTTTTGAAGTTCATATTGGGAACGTTTAGTCACAACATCCTTCTGGTGGTCAATATATGCATCAAGCAGCTCAGCAAGTCCCATCAATACAGGTCTTTTCTTGTTGATGGCAACCATATTGAAGTTATACGTAATCTGCAAATCGCTGTTCTTATAAAGGTAGTTCAAGACGCCATTTGCGTCTGCTTCCTTTTTTAGTTCAATCACGACACGCAGCCCTGTGCGGTCAGTTTCATCACGCACTTCTGAAATGCCCTCCACTTTACGGTCAAGTCGGAATTCGTCAATGCGTTTGACCAGATTAGCTTTGTTGATTTCATAAGGAATTTCTGTGATGACAATCTGCTGTTTGCCGCCTCGGATATCTTCAATTTCGGCTTTGCCGCGAACGATGATCTTTCCTTTACCAGTTTTATATGCTTTAGTGATGCCCTCAACACCCTGGATGATTCCTCCTGTCGGGAAATCCGGACCTTTTATGACTTTCATTAGATCCTCAACAGTGCATGCAGGGGTGTCCATCCTCATGATGACCCCATCAATAACTTCCGCTAAGTTATGTGGAGGAATATCGGTCGCATAACCCGCTGATATCCCTGTTGATCCATTCACTAGCAGGTTAGGGAACATTGCAGGTAGAACTGTCGGTTCGCTCGAGGTATCATCGAAGTTTGGAATGAACTCGACTGTTCTTTTTTCGATATCCCTTAGTAGTTCACCTGCGATGGCCGACAATCTTGCTTCTGTATAACGCATAGCTGCTGGAGGGTCACCGTCGATGCTTCCGTTATTCCCATGCATATCGACAAGATAGTTCCGCACTTTCCAATCCTGGCTCATACGGACCATTGCTTCATATACAGAGGAATCACCGTGAGGGTGGTAGTTACCAATTACGTTACCGACTGTCTTGGCTGATTTCCGGAAGCCCTTTTCACTTGTATTGCCTTCCACGTGCATAGCGTACAAAATCCTGCGTTGAACAGGCTTGAGCCCGTCCCTTGCATCAGGAAGTGCACGTTCCTGAATAATATATTTACTATAGCGGCCGAAACGGTCGCCCAATACGTCTTCTAAAGGGAGGTCACGAAATTTTTCAACTGAACTCATTCGTCAGCAACCTCCTCTGCAACTGAGATATTTTCATTTTCTAGGATGTTTCCATCTTCCTCCAGGCCAAACGCCACATTGGACTCAATCCACTTCCTGCGTGGTTCCACCTTATCCCCCATAAGGGTCGTCACCCGTCGCTCTGCTCTTGCTGCATCGTCAATACGCACGCGGATCAATGTCCGTGTTTCGGGATCCATGGTCGTTTCCCAAAGCTGATCGGCGTTCATTTCTCCGAGTCCCTTATAACGCTGGATAATATAGCCTTTGCCGACCTTTTTCATCGCGTCCTTCAGTTCCTCGTCACTCCAGGCATATTCAATAACTTCTTTTTTGCCCGTTCCCTTGCTGACCTTATATAACGGCGGCAATGCAATGAATACTTTGCCGGCTTCGATTAGCGGCTTCATATAGCGGTAAAAGAATGTCAGTAAAAGCACTTGGATATGGGCACCGTCAGTATCGGCATCCGTCATGATGACAATTTTGTCATAGTTGACGTCTTCTACATTGAAGTCAGATCCCACTCCGGCACCAATTGCATGGATGATCGTATTGATTTCTTCATTTTTGAAAATGTCCTGTAGCTTTGCTTTTTCCGTGTTGATGACTTTACCACGCAAAGGGAGCACAGCCTGGAACTTTCTGTCGCGGCCTTGCTTGGCAGAACCACCAGCAGAATCACCCTCTACCAGGTAAAGTTCATTTTTTGCAGGATTCTTTGATTGAGCTGGAGTCAGTTTGCCGGATAGCATCGCATCTGATCTCTTTCTCTTCTTGCCGCTTCTTGCATCCTCACGTGCTTTGCGGGCAGCTTCACGTGCCTGGAAAGCCTTGATGGACTTCCGGATCAGCAATGTACTGAAATCAGGATTTTCCTCAAGGAAATAAGAAAGGTGTTCAGAAACGACTGAGTCGACTGCAGATCTTGCTTCACTTGTCCCCAGTTTTCCCTTAGTCTGGCCTTCAAATTGAAGCAGTTCTTCAGGAATGCGCACTGAGACTATGCCGGCCAATCCTTCCCGAATGTCAGCGCCTTCTAGATTCTTGTCCTTTTCCTTAATCAAGCCAACCTTGCGGGCATATTCATTGAATACCCTGGTCATCGCTGTCTTGGCACCCGCTTCATGCGTCCCGCCATCTTTCGTTCGGACGTTGTTGACGAATGATAGGACATTCTCTGAGTACCCATCGTTGAATTGGAATGCAAACTCAACTTCTATTTTGCTGTATTCACCTTCGAAGCTGACAACTGGATGCATCACATCTTTTTCTTCGTTCAAATATTCAACGAATGCCTGGATCCCAGTCTCAAAATGAAAAACATCCTTTACATCATTGCGCTCATCGATTAACTCTATTTTCAATCCTTTTAACAAAAAGGCAGACTCTCTAAGACGTTCCGAGAGGGTGTCATAGTTATATGTCAATGTAGAGAAAATTTCAGGGTCAGGTTTAAAGTGGATTGTAGTTCCTGTTTGGTTGGTTTTTCCGATCTTTTCGAGCGTCGTCACTGGTTTTCCGCCATTCTCAAAACGCTGTTCATAGACGAAGCCATCACGTTTTATGGTAACAACCAGCCATTCTGATAATGCGTTTACAACGGAAGCACCTACACCATGAAGGCCACCGCTCGTTTTATATCCGCCCTGTCCAAACTTTCCGCCTGCATGCAGGACAGTAAGGATAACCTCCGGAGTCGGTTTGCCAAGCTTATGCATCCCTGTAGGCATACCTCTACCTTTATCCTGGACGCTGATAGAATTATCTTTATGAATTTTGACGATGATCTGACTACCGTAGCCGCCTAGTGCTTCGTCTACAGAGTTATCAACGATTTCATATACGAGGTGATGAAGCCCCCGTGTATCCGTGCTGCCGATATACATACCCGGCCTTTTGCGAACCGCTTCAAGGCCTTCTAGTACCTGTATGGCATCATCATTATAATCAAAAGATTGCTGATTTCTTGCCACGAACATACCCCTTTCACTTCTTGCAAACAACATTGACGTTTTTTATGTATAGTG is from Mesobacillus boroniphilus and encodes:
- the parC gene encoding DNA topoisomerase IV subunit A, with the translated sequence MSSVEKFRDLPLEDVLGDRFGRYSKYIIQERALPDARDGLKPVQRRILYAMHVEGNTSEKGFRKSAKTVGNVIGNYHPHGDSSVYEAMVRMSQDWKVRNYLVDMHGNNGSIDGDPPAAMRYTEARLSAIAGELLRDIEKRTVEFIPNFDDTSSEPTVLPAMFPNLLVNGSTGISAGYATDIPPHNLAEVIDGVIMRMDTPACTVEDLMKVIKGPDFPTGGIIQGVEGITKAYKTGKGKIIVRGKAEIEDIRGGKQQIVITEIPYEINKANLVKRIDEFRLDRKVEGISEVRDETDRTGLRVVIELKKEADANGVLNYLYKNSDLQITYNFNMVAINKKRPVLMGLAELLDAYIDHQKDVVTKRSQYELQKARDRQHIVEGLIKALSILDQVIAAIRASKDKRDAKDNLIKKFDFTEVQAEAIVSLQLYRLTNTDITALQGEAEELAKKVEELTAILGSEKKLLSVIKKELKDVKKRFSDERRTKIEEEIEEIKINLEVLIASEDVIVTVTKDGYVKRTSQRSYAASNGQDFAMKDTDRLFSQLNMNTTDVLLLFTNKGSYLYLPVHELPDIRWKDLGQHVANLVPLDRDEEIIKAVPVTDFGQNLFFLFVTKNGMVKKSELNLYKAQRYSKPLTAINVKGEDRVIDVHVTNGEKDLFLASHLGYGLWFSEEEISPIGIRAAGVKGMNLKDGDYVVGGKIIDNTKNHSIVIATQRGAVKKMKLSEFEKTSRAKRGVVMLRELKANPHRIVGVEAVNDEDEVFFQSEKQHIVSAKASELRFSDRYTNGSFLVDESETGKLTGIWKSQNEQDKDSQ
- the parE gene encoding DNA topoisomerase IV subunit B, with protein sequence MARNQQSFDYNDDAIQVLEGLEAVRKRPGMYIGSTDTRGLHHLVYEIVDNSVDEALGGYGSQIIVKIHKDNSISVQDKGRGMPTGMHKLGKPTPEVILTVLHAGGKFGQGGYKTSGGLHGVGASVVNALSEWLVVTIKRDGFVYEQRFENGGKPVTTLEKIGKTNQTGTTIHFKPDPEIFSTLTYNYDTLSERLRESAFLLKGLKIELIDERNDVKDVFHFETGIQAFVEYLNEEKDVMHPVVSFEGEYSKIEVEFAFQFNDGYSENVLSFVNNVRTKDGGTHEAGAKTAMTRVFNEYARKVGLIKEKDKNLEGADIREGLAGIVSVRIPEELLQFEGQTKGKLGTSEARSAVDSVVSEHLSYFLEENPDFSTLLIRKSIKAFQAREAARKAREDARSGKKRKRSDAMLSGKLTPAQSKNPAKNELYLVEGDSAGGSAKQGRDRKFQAVLPLRGKVINTEKAKLQDIFKNEEINTIIHAIGAGVGSDFNVEDVNYDKIVIMTDADTDGAHIQVLLLTFFYRYMKPLIEAGKVFIALPPLYKVSKGTGKKEVIEYAWSDEELKDAMKKVGKGYIIQRYKGLGEMNADQLWETTMDPETRTLIRVRIDDAARAERRVTTLMGDKVEPRRKWIESNVAFGLEEDGNILENENISVAEEVADE